A genomic segment from Drosophila miranda strain MSH22 chromosome 3, D.miranda_PacBio2.1, whole genome shotgun sequence encodes:
- the LOC108158846 gene encoding MIP18 family protein galla-1, which produces MLSYIKRKLSESDGGSSVVPVTSSCGGGVSSSSRSSSSTTNSSNSSSGRTSADDLVRKTSQMSMDNEAIAYGEDALLQELGYKNATDLQETIYDLLRGIRDPEKPCTLEDLNVIYEDGIFVLPPTRSNVSVVRIEFNPTVPHCSLATLIGLCIRVKVERGLPHNIKLDIYIKKGAHQTEDEINKQINDKERIAAAMENTNLRQLVENCIKDEE; this is translated from the exons ATGCTGTCTTACATCAAACGCAAACTCTCCGAGTCCGACGGCGGTTCTAGCGTCGTACCCGTGACGTCCTCGTGTGGCGGAGGcgtcagcagtagcagcagaagcagcagcagcactaccaacagcagcaacagctctaGCGGCCGCACATCAGCGGACGATTTAGTGCGCAAAACGAGTCAGATGTCGATGGATAATGAAGCGATTGCCTACGGCGAGGACGCACTGCTGCAAGAGCTTGGCTACAAGAACGCCACGGACCTGCAAGAGACCATCTACG ACTTGTTGCGCGGCATACGCGATCCCGAGAAGCCCTGCACTCTGGAGGATCTGAATGTGATCTACGAGGACGGTATATTCGTCCTGCCCCCCACACGCTCGAATGTATCTGTT GTACGCATCGAATTCAACCCGACGGTGCCGCACTGCTCCCTGGCTACGCTGATAGGGCTCTGCATACGCGTGAAGGTGGAGCGTGGTCTGCCGCACAACATTAAGCTGGACATTTACATCAAAAAAGGAGCTCATCAAACGGAAGACGAAA TCAACAAGCAAATCAATGACAAGGAGCGCATTGCTGCGGCCATGGAGAACACCAATCTTCGCCAACTGGTCGAAAACTGCATCAAGGATGAGGAGTAG